The genomic interval TGTTGCCCATGCCAATCCCTTGAAACCGATATTGGGCATCCCGAACCACCCCAGTCCCAGTCCCAAGTCAAGGACGGTGTTCAATGCGGTGACAATGATCATGGAATACAGTGGGTACATGACCTGTTTGCGTGCCCGGAAGATCGCGTTGGTGATCATGAGCATGTAGTATGCGGGGAGCATGGCGAGATAGATTGTCAGGAAATATTCTGTTGTCGTGCGCATTTCCGGTGGAATTTGCAAGATCGCCAGCATTCCGTTTTTCAAAGGAAGCCCGATCACGAGAAACGCAGTCCCCAGAATGGCGGCTAATAATAGGCAGAGTCCGGTATATCGTTTGACCCGTTGTATCAGGCCTGCGCCAAGGGATTGGCTAATGGCTGCAACGGCACCATTGGCAATGGCCATGGCCACGACCAGCAAGAGAAAAAAGGATTGGGAGATGATACCCAATGAGGCCTGAACCTCTCGGTTGATGTGTCCGGCGACCCAGACGTCTGTCATGCCGATGAGAAAATGGAAGAACATCATCAGGAGCTGGGGCCAGGCCAGATTCCAGATGGTACGATACGGCGCGCGTGACATATTGGCGGTGAGTGTTTCGGACATGGTGCAGTGTCGGGTTCGAGTAAGCCGAAGTTGGCAGGGTGTCTTTAATGATAGGTCTTTTTTCCCGATTGCCAAGGCGGAAAACGGCCATTCGAATCCAATTCTATATCTTTTTCAAAACACTTGCACAAGGAGCGGATGACATTCCCTGTTGAAGACATGTGCGTTATTGTCCACAGAATTTCTGTATGTATCGAGTATTAAAAGAAGAAATTGATAGTCATAAATGTGGTGTTGCCATGGAGACGACGGGCTAATCAGTGCTTTTCTCTTTGCGTGGTGCCGATAGATTTTGGCCTTCAGCTTGGATGAGAGTGAATAGGGCGTGCTCTTTAATGCTGGTGTGGCACGTCGCCTTCTTCATGAACGTGGATATGGCTGTGCGGCTTGAGTTCGCCGGGTTTGATCTGTCCATCTCGCATGGCAAGGAGTCGGTTGGTGGTCGCAGTCAGAAAGTCCGGGTCGTGGGAAACTACCAGTCGAGCCATGTCCAATCCTTGAAGGATGGTGATCAGTCGATCCTTGGCTTCGGGAGACAGGCCGGTGGTCGGTTCATCCAAGATGAGAACCTTTGGGCGCATGGCGAGGATGGTTGCCAGTGCGACCAGTTTTTTTTCGCCCCCTGACATCCGATGGGGAATTCGGTCTTCGAATTCGCTGAGACCCACGATGTGCAAAGCCTCCCGAGCGCGATCGGCGGCATCGGCCTTGGATAATCCCTGATTGAGTGGGCCAAAGGCCACGTCATCAAGCACCGTCGGGCAAAAGAGTTGATCGTCGGAGTGTTGAAAGAGAAAACCGATGTGCAGTCGAGCCTGATCAAAGGCTTTGAGGTCTGTCATGGGGACACCGAAGAGGTGGACGGTCCCTTCCTTGGGGGTGAGCAATCCCATGAGGAGGTGGAGCATGGTGGTCTTGCCCGCGCCATTGGGACCGAACAGGCCGATTTTTTCATCCTGATGCAAATGAAAGTTGAGTTTGTCCAGTGCGTTGTCTCGGTTGGGAAATGCGTAGCTGACGTCCTTCAGCTCAATGATTGCAGCGGTCATGGTATAACTCCAGGAAAAAATTCCAATTGAATGATGCGTGCCGTGAAAAGAATACAGAGGAAAAGGAAAACATAGGCTGTGGGGGTGGTCGTAAAAGTGGTCAGTGAATAGAATCGGCCACGAAATCCACGGCAGCGCATGGCTCCCTGAACCCGTTCGGCTCGATCCCAGCTCTTGACCAGAATCATGCCGACCAGCCAGGCATAGGAACGATAGGTGTGTGTATTCGTCTTTGGTTTGAAACCACGGGCTTGCATGGCCGTGCGCATGGTCATGTATTCCTGATGGATGACAAAGATGTATCGATAAGTAAACAGCAGCAGATGACACAGTTTTTGGGGCAGTCCCAACTGCTGAAGGGCTGGGCCGAGGTTCTGAACGGAAATGGTGCCCATGAGGGCCATGAGCGTAAGAACGATGGCATTCGACTTGATAGTGATGAGTAAGGCCAGGTTCACACCTTGTGTTGTCGCGTGTAACGGCCCTATAGACCAAATGGTATCTCCGGGTAAGGAAAAGGGGAGAAAGAACCAGAGAAAGAGAATGAAGGCGTTGACGACCATGAGTCGTTTGACCACTCGTCCGAGGTGCAATTGAGCCATGACCACGAGCAGTACGCCGAAGCCCAGTCCGAACAGAGCCGGGAGCCGGGTGTGCAGAATTGCCAAGGGAATGGTGATAAGTGCGCCGCATATCAGCCTGATACGCGGGTCCATACGATGAATGAAGGAATTGCCAATGGCAAATTGTTCAGTAATGGCGGCCAATAGTGTGTCCTTGTCCTCTGAAATTGCGAATACTTCAGTCAGAAGGCGAGGAGTAGTACAAAATGGAAAATCGTGCAACCGGCACAGTGTGATATCTGTGCCGGTTGCATGAGATTATTCGGCAGTCAGGCCCACTTGGGGGGCAATGGCTGTGACGGAGGTAATGGCTATTTGGAGAAAATCTCCCAGTTCCAAACCTATTTTGTCACATTCGCGGATGCAATCACGGTTGACACTGGCGGCAAAAGCCTTGTCTTTCATCTTTTTTTTCAAGCTCTTGGTTTTCATCCCTTCGATCTTGGTCGGGCGAACCAAGGCCCCGGCATGGACCAGACCCGTGACGGTTTCGCCACACCGCAGGGCATAATCCAGTGTGGTTTCAGGCGCTTCTGCACCATTCATTTCCGCCGCATGACGCCGGATGGCAGCCAGTGCTTCGTCCGGAAGCTTCCCTTCGAGCATGTCCACGCTGTCCAGGCCGTGTCGGTCATGGGTGTGTTTGGTGACCGCATAGTCGAGGTCGTGCAACAGGCCGGTGATTCCCCACAGGTCTGCATCCTCTCCCAGTTTGGTGGCCAGGCCTCGCATGACGGCTTCTGACTCCAGAGCATGGTTGATGAGGCTGGTTTCAGTGTTGTGTGCTTTCAGGAGTGTCCAAGCTTCTTCTCGTGTTATCATAATCCTTTCCTTGATATGAATGAGGTTGAGTATGCAATACTGCCGGATGATATCTGTCTGGTCTAGTGACAGATTCGGGTTTGCTGCATCCGTACAGAGTGTCAGGCGTTGTGCAACCAACAGGCGACCTTGGTCCCTGATTCAGTTTTCTGGAGGTGTGGACGGTCTGTTTGACATTGTTCAAAAGCATGGGGACATCGCGGGTGAAACGGGCAGCCGGTGGGAGGATTCATGGGGCTGGGCAAGTCACCGCTCAATGCGATTCGGTCTGGTTGATTGGTCGGATCTGGGAGGAGAACAGCGGATAAAAGTGCCTGAGTATAAGGATGTTTAGGAAAAGTAAACAGCTGGGGGCTTGGCCCGATTTCCATGATATGACCGAGGTACATGACGGCCACGGTGTCAGCAATGTGGCTGACCACGGACAGATCGTGGGAAATGAAGACATAGGTCAGGCCGAATTGTGTTTGAAGATCTTTGAGGAGGCCGAGGACCTGTGCTTGAACCGAGACATCCAGTGCCGAGACCGGTTCGTCACAGACAATGAGTTTCGGGTTCAGGGCCAGGGTTCGGGCGACGGCCACACGTTGCCGTTGTCCTCCTGAAAATTCGTGGGGATAACGTTCACCCTGTTCCGGGCGGAGTCCGACCAATTTGAGCAGGTTTTGAACTTTTTCCCGTCGTTCCTGCTTGGTCCCGATGGCGTGGATGTCTAGTCCTTCGCGAATGATGGTTCCGATTTTCTGGCGTGGATTCAGGGATGAATACGGGTCCTGAAAGATCATTTGTATCTTGCTGCGTAATGCCTTTTCATCCCAGGCCGAAAGCGTTTTGTTGTCAAAATGAACGGTGCCGCTGGTCACGGGTTCCAGTCCCATGATACATTTTGCCAATGTGGATTTGCCGCAACCGGATTCGCCGACCAGTCCGAGGGTTTCTCCGTGCTCAACCTGAAGGCTGACACCATCTACAGCGCGAACCAGATGAGATTGCAGGCCCAGAAGGCCACTGGTGACCTTGAAATGTTTGGTGACATTGGAGAGTTCAAGCAATGGTGGCATGACTATTCCCTCATGCTTCATACAGCCAGCACCGGACCGAGTGGCCTGGCTCCGGTTCAAAGAGTGGCGGCAGCATCTGTGAACATTTTTCAAAGGCCTTGGGACATCGGGGATGAAAACGGCATCCTTGCGGTTGATTGAAAATACTTGGCACAATACCTGGAATGGCGTGCAGCCGTTGCGTGTTCCCTAATGTGGGGACTGAGGCCAAAAGCCCTTGGGTATATGGGTGCAATGGATTGGCGTAGAGCGGGGCGACCGTGGCGAGTTCCACGATTTTGCCGGAATACATGACCGCAACCCGTTGCGCCATGCGGGCCACCACCCCCAGATCATGGGTGATGAGCATGAGCGAGCCGTTGTTCTTTTCTTTGAGATCGTTCATGAGATCAATGATCTGCGCTTGAATGGTGACGTCGAGGGCCGTGGTCGGTTCATCGGCGATGAGAAGGTCGGGATGACAGGCAAGGGCCATGGCGATCATGACACGTTGTCGCATTCCGCCTGACAGTTCGTGCGGATAGGATGTGGCTATGGCTGCGGGGTTTGGAATGCCCACCTTTTCGAGTGCGTCAACCGCTTTGTCGAGGGCCTCGTTGTGAGTCAATCCCTGATGGAGCCGAAGCGGTTCCGCGATCTGGTCGTTGATGCGGAAGACCGGGTTGAGCGCGGTCATGGGTTCTTGAAAAATCATGGAAATGTGATTGCCCCTGACCTGCATGAGTTCTCGGTCCGTCATATCGAGCAGGTCGGCTCCTTTGTAGAGGATACGTCCTTCGGTGACGCGGCCGGGGGGATCAGGTATAAGACCGAGAATGGAGAGGGCGAGTACGGTTTTCCCGCACCCTGATTCTCCGACCACAGCCAGGGTTTCTCCTTGCATAAAGGAAAGGCTGACGGTATCCACCGCCTTGGCTATTCCCTGGTGTGAGGAAAAGCAGGTCGTGAGCTTGTGTATGTCCAGAAGGGGTTGGGTCATGTTTTTTTGAATTTCACAGTTCTCCGTTTGGTCAGCTATACGGCATATTGCGGCGAACGTAAACGATATCGGGGATATGAAATGGCACATGTGGCGATAGTTGGCGGAGGACTGGCCGGAACCGAGTGCGCCTGGCAATTGGCTGAGGCCGGTATTGCGGTGACGCTTTATGAAATGAAGCCTGGCAAGCGGTCCGAGGCCCATACTGAAGATGGTCTGGCTGAGTTGGTCTGTTCCAATTCCTTTCGGGCAACCGGTCCGGCTGCGGCCATCGGTTTGCTCAAGGAAGAGATGTCCAGTCTGGGCAGTCTGGTCATGAAAGCGGCCTTTGCCACACAGGTCCCTGCCGGGGGAGCCTTGGCTGTGGATCGCACGTTGTTTTCTCAATATATTACCGACGCGATCGAAAATCACGATTCGATCACTGTTGTTCATCAGGAAATTCAGTCGCTTGATGCCTCAGAGCTTCAAGGACATGACGCGGTTGTCATCGCGGCCGGTCCGTTGGCCAGTGAGTCACTGACAGAGAGCTTGATGACAGCGGTGGGCAACCAGCGGTTGTATTTTTACGACGCGATCGCACCGATCATTTCTCGTGATTCCGTTGATTTTGACAAGGCCTTCTGGGGATCGCGGTGGAAACCCGAGGATGATGATGATTATCTGAATTGTCCCATGAATGAAGCGGAGTACAAGGCGTTTGTGACCGCTTTGCTTGAAGGGGAAAAGGTTCAGCCTCGGGATTTTGAAAAGGAAATCCATTTTGAAGGATGCCTGCCAGTCGAAGCCATGGCCGAACGTGGTGAGATGACGTTGGCTTTCGGGCCGCTCAAGCCAGTGGGGTTCGAGGATCCAAAAACCGGGGACCGCCCGTTTGCCATTGTCCAGTTGCGGACCGAGAATGCGGACAAGACCGCTTTCAATCTCGTGGGTTTTCAGACCAAGCTCAAGTACCCGGAGCAAAAGCGGATTTTTCGAATGATTCCTGGGCTGGAACAGGCTGAATTTCTCCGTCTCGGGTCCATTCATCGAAATACCTATGTCAATGCCCCGGATGTCTTGGAAAATTCTTTGCAGCTCAAGAATCGGCCTGGGGTGTACCTTGCCGGGCAGATCACCGGGGTTGAAGGGTATCTTGAATCCGCAGCCTGTGGCTTGTGGCTTGGACTGTCGTTGGGGACGAATATGAACGGTTCATCGCTTGAGGAGCCACCAGTGGAGACCGCGATAGGGGCTTTACTCGGTCATTTGAAGGCCGTCCCGGATAAGCGGTTTCAGCCGTCTAATGTCAATTTTGGTTTGATGCCAGGATTGCAGAAGAAAATGAAAAAGAAATTACGCAAGGAAGCCTATGGAGTGCGTGCCAAAGAGGCTTTTCAGACGTGGATTGCATCTGTCGGGCTTAATCGATAGCGTGCGCACAGAGGCGGTTCGGGGCGAACCGGACCGCGTTTATTCGTGATGAGTGGCTATTTTTTTGAAAGGGCTGGATATTGCCAATTCAACCACTTTGTCGCACTGTGACAGGACGTACGGAATACAGGAGGGAATACCCATGGCCGATACACACTACGGACCGCAAACGATTTCTTTGCACGCGGGGCATACCCCGGATGCGGAAACAGGGGCGCGGGCGGTTCCGATTTATCAGACAACGGCGTATATGTTTCGAGATACGCAACATGCCGCTGATCTTTTTTCATTGAAGGAATCCGGGTACATTTATACCCGATTGAACAATCCAACTACAGACGTTCTGGAAAAACGGCTCGCCGAGCTGCATGGAGGCACGGGAGCCGTTGCTGTCGCGTCCGGCATGGCGGCCATTTTTTATGCGGTGACCACCATTTGTTCGGCGGGGCAGAATTTTGTCACTGGGTCCAATCTGTATGGCGGGACCCAGACCTTGTTCGAGTATACCTTGAAGCGATTTGGCATTGAAGCCCGATTCGTGGATTCCAGTGATCCGGCCAATGTTGAAGCGGCCATCGATGAGAATACCCGGTTGGTCTATAGCGAATCCATTGGCAATCCGCGCTGTAATGTCGATGATCTGCGGGGACTTTCCGAGGTCGCACACCGTCACGGCATCCCGTTTATTTTGGATTCTACGGTCGCACCTCCGCCGGTTTTTGATCCATTTGATTTCGGATGCGATATCGTCGTGCATTCTCTGACCAAAATTATTGGTGGTCATGGCGTGGCCATGGGCGGTGCCATTGTCGAGAAAGGGGATTTTGATTGGGGCAAGGACATGAAATATCCTGAGATTGCCGCACCGGACCCGACGTATAACAATGTGAATTTGTGGGAAGCACTTGGTGGGGCCGCTGGTCAGCCGTGTCCGGCCTTTACGGCCAAGGTGCGCATTGGGTTGCTTCGTGATACCGGCGCGACCATTTCTCCGCACAATAGTTTTCTGATCCTTCAGGGGATGGAAACCCTGCCGATTCGTGCTCGTCAGCATTGTGAAAATGCGCAGAAAGTGGCCGAGTTCTTGGAAACACATTACGCGGTCGAGTGGGTGAATTATGCGGGACTTCCCAATCATCCGGATCATGATCGGGCGAAAAACACTTTTCCCCTCGGCCCCGGAGCCGTGTTTGGCTTTGGCGTCAAGGGCGGTTTGGCCGCTGGGCGGAAATTCATTGATGCCGTGAAGCTCTGTTCCCATTTGGCGAATATTCTGGATGCCAAGACATTGGTCATTCACCCCGCAACCACAACGCATGGTCAATCCTCTCCTGAAGAACAACTGGCAGCGGGTGTTCCGCCGGATTTGATTCGTATCTCTGTGGGGTTGGAAAATATCGAGGATATTATCGAAGATCTGGATATGGCCCTGATGCAATCCCAGCGTTAAAATTATTAAAATCGAATATGATAAATCCCCATTCTCAGGAGTGGGGATTTTTTTTGTACTAAAAAACGTTCAATATATATCAGTGTTGCTTTTGTTATTCTATTGCTTTATCAAACAAATGTTTCTCTATATTGGGATTGAACGGGTTTTTGTCTGAGTGAATAATCTTCCGGGTGTTCAAGTGAGGTTTCTATGCGGCGTTTTGTTTCGGTGACCCTATTGAGTGTGTGTTTCTTGTTTTTGTTGACAGCGTGTAAGGCTCCTCAGGGAGGTGGTGGCAATTCCTATTCCATGTTTTACAGCCCCGCAGATCATGTTTCGGAATTGATGGTGAAAGGGGCCTATACTGAAGCTTCAACCATCTATGGAAATGAACGAACATGGTTTCAGGCACAAGGGGATGACCCGGACGTGCAGGCCTTGCTGACGAATCTGGCGTCACATCTGAAAGGAGTGTACGAGCCAGAATTGCGGCGGACCATGGCCGAGGTCCAAAAGCTGACTTGGCCGGCCTCAAGCGATACCTGGTCTGGAATCAAAGCGGCTTTGGCGGCTTTGGAAAGGCAGGTTGTTTCGGCTGAGAGCGTGCCATTGTTTAAGAATCCCGAGTATGGTTACCCCCTTATTCAGAATGCCCGGCAACAGCTGGAAACCAAGCGGACTGAAATCGCACAATATGCACCGACCGCTTTTACCCTGTATCCCATCAATGCGGACAAGAATTTCTTTGCCGAGTATCCGGTAAATTTGCAGGATCAGGATTTTTTGCAGAAACAGAAGACACTGTGGGCAAAAAAAGTGCAGTGCGCCACGAGTAAAGAGCTTTTGCATATGCACAAGACATATGGAGATGTGCTGCCTGCCGACATGCAAAAGGAGTTGGCCCAGACATATTTCAGGAAATTGTGTCCGAATGTTGAGAAAGCCGATTTTGCCGCGATTACGACTGCGTATGACGCGGTTTTGGACGCAGGGATGCAGTTGGACGCGATTCCCGGGATCAAAATTGCATTTATTGATGTGACGAGTGAGACGCTCAAGAAAAGAGGGGTCATCGAATTCCCTGTTGGTGTGGAGATGGACATGCCGATCAAGGCCTTGAACGAGGACTTGAAAAAAGGATTTGAAAGCAAGGCTGTCAAATCGGCGGATATCATTATCCTGTTCAACCTTGCCGCCACGCGAACCTCTCGCAAGGTCGATACGAGTACGCATGTCAAATCCACCTATTTGGCCGGGTACACCAAAGTGAACAATCCGGAATGGGATATCTTGCAAGTGGAATTGCAACAATCAAATATGGAAATAATGACCAATTCCAATACGCAATTGCCAACGTCAACCGGCAATCCGTACATGGACTTGGGCAATGCTCTGGCGAATTGGGAAAGTGAGACGAAAGTGGATGAAGCCAAGGAGCGCATTGAAGAATTGAAGAAGAAGGTCAGGACAACGCCTCGATTTATTGACGAGCCGGTGTATGATCCATATCGCTTTCAGCGGGTCGAGATGGATGTCTTGAAAACCGGCTCCATTCAGTATTACATCATCGATAAACGGAAAAAGACGTATTATTCCGATTTTTTTGACGTCACTTCAAAGGAATTTTTCACGGTTGCCTATCAGTTGCAGGAAACGGATCCCAACCTTGAAGAATACATGAGCACCAATGTGACGGAAAAAATGGTCGATCAATTTGAAAAAGAGGCCATTTCCGTGAAGCTTTCCGAGCTGTTGAGCAATTATTCTGACAACAAGGCCAAGACCAGACGGTACAGGTCTCTTGCGTCCATTCGAAAGGATGTGGTGAAAAATAGAAATGTCGCACTCGCCTCCATGAAAGAGAAGGAATATGGATTTGACAAACATGCGGACAAACGGTTCGAGAGTGTGCTGATCGTTCAGAATTCAAGCAGTCTCGGCACAGGTTTTTACGTGACGGATGATATTGTTCTGACCAATTATCATGTCGTTGAAGAACAGAAATTCATCGAATTGAAGAAATGGGGTGATTTGGAAACCTTTGGAAAGGTCATAGCCAAGGATGTGCGGTTGGATCTTGCGCTTATCAAAGTACAGGATCGGGGAATTCCCGTGGTTTTTTATGACAAGAAGAATGTGAAAATCGGAGAGACTGTTGAGGCCATCGGCCATCCTCACGGGATGTCTTTCACGTTGTCGCGGGGAGTTATTAGTACCGTCCGCACATCACCGGGCATTTCCGGCGTGGCAGGAAATCCCATTTTGTTTATTCAGACGGATGCGCCAATCAATCCCGGGAATTCAGGTGGGCCACTGTTCTTGGGTAATCGGGTTATTGGCGTCAATGACTATTGCGTCACCAAGGATATTTCCGAGGGATTGAATTTCAGCATCCATTATTCCGAAGTTTTCAAATTCCTGAATGAAAATCATATCAAGTACCAAAAGGGGTAGCAGATGTTTCATATATGCAAGGGGCTGCGCATCGTTATGATGTTGGTTTTGGTGGTGTGTGCGGGATGTACTGCGTCCAAAAGCCGTATGGGTATGGTTCAGGCGGAAGATGGGTTAATGTATGGCTCGGCCATGGACAAGCAGTTTATTGTTGATTCAAGCCTTTTTGAGAACAACAAAGTAAAGCTGCGAATCAGAAATACTTCCGGTGATGCAGCCTTTGATTTGCATGGTTTCAAGCGGCAGTTGGAAGATGCATACATATCTAATGGGTATGAACCCACAACCGGGAGTGATTTTGGGCTGTTGCTTGACATCAATGTGACCTATTCCGGTCAGATTCAGGAGAATATGAGCAATGAATTTGGTTTTGTTGGATTGGCCGGTGGAGGTGTTGCCGGAGCCTATCATCCGATGAAAAAGGGCACCATGAATGAAACTATCGCCGGAGGAGCTGCCGGAGCTGTGGCCGGTGCGACCATTGGATATATTCTTGGCAGTTACATGACGGACGACACATATATCATCAAAGCGCATGTCACGCTGGCCACCATTGCTCCCAAGGAAGACAATGACGGGACCACCATTGTTTTTGGCAAAAGCAGGAAGATCAAGCGCAAGAAAAACAATTTCAGAGGCTACCGACAGCGTTCGACGGTCAATATGGCGGTGTATGCCGGTGGGCGAAATGTCCATCAATGCGAGATTGTGGATGGCGTCCGGGGCAGAATGTTACGCATTTTGACCGATATCATCTGATATTTTGTCACGATGAAGAAAAAAAAGCCCCTGTTTTATTTGAAACAGGGGTTTTCTTTTTGCGTGAATCGACTTGTTAGAAAATGATTTTTTCAGGTGGCCTGCGTTCAGGAACAACCGCTTTCTCAATGGTGCCGTCGTTGTATTCCTTGCTGACATAGAGCGCACAGAAACAGGCACCGTATTCCTTGATGTCCTCTTCCCGGTAGGTGCAGGGACAGACGATGTCCTTGTCCGCTTCGAAGTCGCCGTTGGCCAGACGGCAGGGACAAGCCATGTAGCCAAAGCGGTCCTTGTTGGTCAGCAGGCTTTCGAGCAAGGGCATGGTCATGTCCATATCCTTGTTGAAATAGTAGCCTTTCGGCTCCTGAACTTTTTTGAGCATTTTATATAATTGTTTGGCATCCATTGTTATTCTCCCTTGAGCGCGGCGTCGATCTTGTCTTTGTGGTACCCGACAACAACTGTATTTTTGATGACGATGGTAGGAAAGGAAACGGCTGGATTATGGTCTTTGATTTCCTGAACGATCTGTTTGCGATCGTCTCCAGAGAGTTCATCAACGTGAACACACTCGTATTTTACGCCACATTCATCGAGGTATTTTTTTGCATTTCTGCAATGGATGCAGGTTGAAAGCGCATAGATTT from Pseudodesulfovibrio sp. JC047 carries:
- a CDS encoding ABC transporter ATP-binding protein, which codes for MTQPLLDIHKLTTCFSSHQGIAKAVDTVSLSFMQGETLAVVGESGCGKTVLALSILGLIPDPPGRVTEGRILYKGADLLDMTDRELMQVRGNHISMIFQEPMTALNPVFRINDQIAEPLRLHQGLTHNEALDKAVDALEKVGIPNPAAIATSYPHELSGGMRQRVMIAMALACHPDLLIADEPTTALDVTIQAQIIDLMNDLKEKNNGSLMLITHDLGVVARMAQRVAVMYSGKIVELATVAPLYANPLHPYTQGLLASVPTLGNTQRLHAIPGIVPSIFNQPQGCRFHPRCPKAFEKCSQMLPPLFEPEPGHSVRCWLYEA
- a CDS encoding trypsin-like peptidase domain-containing protein, translating into MRRFVSVTLLSVCFLFLLTACKAPQGGGGNSYSMFYSPADHVSELMVKGAYTEASTIYGNERTWFQAQGDDPDVQALLTNLASHLKGVYEPELRRTMAEVQKLTWPASSDTWSGIKAALAALERQVVSAESVPLFKNPEYGYPLIQNARQQLETKRTEIAQYAPTAFTLYPINADKNFFAEYPVNLQDQDFLQKQKTLWAKKVQCATSKELLHMHKTYGDVLPADMQKELAQTYFRKLCPNVEKADFAAITTAYDAVLDAGMQLDAIPGIKIAFIDVTSETLKKRGVIEFPVGVEMDMPIKALNEDLKKGFESKAVKSADIIILFNLAATRTSRKVDTSTHVKSTYLAGYTKVNNPEWDILQVELQQSNMEIMTNSNTQLPTSTGNPYMDLGNALANWESETKVDEAKERIEELKKKVRTTPRFIDEPVYDPYRFQRVEMDVLKTGSIQYYIIDKRKKTYYSDFFDVTSKEFFTVAYQLQETDPNLEEYMSTNVTEKMVDQFEKEAISVKLSELLSNYSDNKAKTRRYRSLASIRKDVVKNRNVALASMKEKEYGFDKHADKRFESVLIVQNSSSLGTGFYVTDDIVLTNYHVVEEQKFIELKKWGDLETFGKVIAKDVRLDLALIKVQDRGIPVVFYDKKNVKIGETVEAIGHPHGMSFTLSRGVISTVRTSPGISGVAGNPILFIQTDAPINPGNSGGPLFLGNRVIGVNDYCVTKDISEGLNFSIHYSEVFKFLNENHIKYQKG
- a CDS encoding O-acetylhomoserine aminocarboxypropyltransferase/cysteine synthase family protein, with product MADTHYGPQTISLHAGHTPDAETGARAVPIYQTTAYMFRDTQHAADLFSLKESGYIYTRLNNPTTDVLEKRLAELHGGTGAVAVASGMAAIFYAVTTICSAGQNFVTGSNLYGGTQTLFEYTLKRFGIEARFVDSSDPANVEAAIDENTRLVYSESIGNPRCNVDDLRGLSEVAHRHGIPFILDSTVAPPPVFDPFDFGCDIVVHSLTKIIGGHGVAMGGAIVEKGDFDWGKDMKYPEIAAPDPTYNNVNLWEALGGAAGQPCPAFTAKVRIGLLRDTGATISPHNSFLILQGMETLPIRARQHCENAQKVAEFLETHYAVEWVNYAGLPNHPDHDRAKNTFPLGPGAVFGFGVKGGLAAGRKFIDAVKLCSHLANILDAKTLVIHPATTTHGQSSPEEQLAAGVPPDLIRISVGLENIEDIIEDLDMALMQSQR
- a CDS encoding ferredoxin-thioredoxin reductase catalytic domain-containing protein produces the protein MDAKQLYKMLKKVQEPKGYYFNKDMDMTMPLLESLLTNKDRFGYMACPCRLANGDFEADKDIVCPCTYREEDIKEYGACFCALYVSKEYNDGTIEKAVVPERRPPEKIIF
- the cbiQ gene encoding cobalt ECF transporter T component CbiQ — its product is MAAITEQFAIGNSFIHRMDPRIRLICGALITIPLAILHTRLPALFGLGFGVLLVVMAQLHLGRVVKRLMVVNAFILFLWFFLPFSLPGDTIWSIGPLHATTQGVNLALLITIKSNAIVLTLMALMGTISVQNLGPALQQLGLPQKLCHLLLFTYRYIFVIHQEYMTMRTAMQARGFKPKTNTHTYRSYAWLVGMILVKSWDRAERVQGAMRCRGFRGRFYSLTTFTTTPTAYVFLFLCILFTARIIQLEFFPGVIP
- a CDS encoding ABC transporter ATP-binding protein — encoded protein: MTAAIIELKDVSYAFPNRDNALDKLNFHLHQDEKIGLFGPNGAGKTTMLHLLMGLLTPKEGTVHLFGVPMTDLKAFDQARLHIGFLFQHSDDQLFCPTVLDDVAFGPLNQGLSKADAADRAREALHIVGLSEFEDRIPHRMSGGEKKLVALATILAMRPKVLILDEPTTGLSPEAKDRLITILQGLDMARLVVSHDPDFLTATTNRLLAMRDGQIKPGELKPHSHIHVHEEGDVPHQH
- a CDS encoding HD domain-containing protein, with product MITREEAWTLLKAHNTETSLINHALESEAVMRGLATKLGEDADLWGITGLLHDLDYAVTKHTHDRHGLDSVDMLEGKLPDEALAAIRRHAAEMNGAEAPETTLDYALRCGETVTGLVHAGALVRPTKIEGMKTKSLKKKMKDKAFAASVNRDCIRECDKIGLELGDFLQIAITSVTAIAPQVGLTAE
- a CDS encoding dipeptide ABC transporter ATP-binding protein, which encodes MPPLLELSNVTKHFKVTSGLLGLQSHLVRAVDGVSLQVEHGETLGLVGESGCGKSTLAKCIMGLEPVTSGTVHFDNKTLSAWDEKALRSKIQMIFQDPYSSLNPRQKIGTIIREGLDIHAIGTKQERREKVQNLLKLVGLRPEQGERYPHEFSGGQRQRVAVARTLALNPKLIVCDEPVSALDVSVQAQVLGLLKDLQTQFGLTYVFISHDLSVVSHIADTVAVMYLGHIMEIGPSPQLFTFPKHPYTQALLSAVLLPDPTNQPDRIALSGDLPSPMNPPTGCPFHPRCPHAFEQCQTDRPHLQKTESGTKVACWLHNA
- the traT gene encoding complement resistance protein TraT produces the protein MFHICKGLRIVMMLVLVVCAGCTASKSRMGMVQAEDGLMYGSAMDKQFIVDSSLFENNKVKLRIRNTSGDAAFDLHGFKRQLEDAYISNGYEPTTGSDFGLLLDINVTYSGQIQENMSNEFGFVGLAGGGVAGAYHPMKKGTMNETIAGGAAGAVAGATIGYILGSYMTDDTYIIKAHVTLATIAPKEDNDGTTIVFGKSRKIKRKKNNFRGYRQRSTVNMAVYAGGRNVHQCEIVDGVRGRMLRILTDII
- the trmFO gene encoding methylenetetrahydrofolate--tRNA-(uracil(54)-C(5))-methyltransferase (FADH(2)-oxidizing) TrmFO; the protein is MAHVAIVGGGLAGTECAWQLAEAGIAVTLYEMKPGKRSEAHTEDGLAELVCSNSFRATGPAAAIGLLKEEMSSLGSLVMKAAFATQVPAGGALAVDRTLFSQYITDAIENHDSITVVHQEIQSLDASELQGHDAVVIAAGPLASESLTESLMTAVGNQRLYFYDAIAPIISRDSVDFDKAFWGSRWKPEDDDDYLNCPMNEAEYKAFVTALLEGEKVQPRDFEKEIHFEGCLPVEAMAERGEMTLAFGPLKPVGFEDPKTGDRPFAIVQLRTENADKTAFNLVGFQTKLKYPEQKRIFRMIPGLEQAEFLRLGSIHRNTYVNAPDVLENSLQLKNRPGVYLAGQITGVEGYLESAACGLWLGLSLGTNMNGSSLEEPPVETAIGALLGHLKAVPDKRFQPSNVNFGLMPGLQKKMKKKLRKEAYGVRAKEAFQTWIASVGLNR